The Piliocolobus tephrosceles isolate RC106 chromosome 4, ASM277652v3, whole genome shotgun sequence genome contains the following window.
AAGGAGATGGCTTTACTGATACATTTGTGTGCTATCTTAGAATTATCTGTAATGTATAAGAGGATAACTTTTCACCACTCCACTGAATGCCATAGAGTTCCAGCGgaaaatggatttattttatGAGTAATAACTTCAATCTAAACCTATATAATCTAGACATCCAACAACATCTGATTGTCTGCTGGAGACTTAATTGCATGCCCATTAATCTTAAATAATTGACAAGTTGTTCTTTATTCATATTCTTACTGCAATTTAGTCAACAGAGATTATTTTCCTTGTGTCCAGTCCTAAAATGACTAGATTTTCATACTTCAGAAGCAGAAAGGGTGTGATTTGATGATTAAGGCTTCTTCCAACATTAAAATATCCATAATTGACTGCCTTCCTAAAATCTGACTGATGTATCATTCATTAAGTCATTTATTGGACAACTCTTTTACAGAACACCAGCtataagactgaaaaaaaaaccacataggCCCATTAATTCTAGGAGGTTAGTATATAAAAGGTGAGCTCAATGTTTACACAAATGTGACTTAACAGATACAAAGAATAGGAAATAAAGCTTGTCAGTATAACGGAGGTAGTGATTTCTGAgtaccaacttaaaaaaaaaaaaaaaaacaactttgcgGGCGcagtggtgaatgcctgtagtcctagctacttggcaggctgaggcagcattgcttgggcccaggagttggaggtcagcctgggcaacacaggaaaaaaaaaattgctaagaggaGAGAATAtttatgttaagtgttcttatcacaaaaaataacataaacagaGCCGGaggaaacttaaaaaacaaaaattcagcgtaactattaataaatgaaatgagaaatcaTGGGAACCTAACACTTTTGGACTGATCACCACCTCCCATCATTTAGTAAAGGATTATAAGGCAAAACTGACAAAGGGGAAGAGGAATAAGGGCTGGTGGAGTTAAGTTGTAGGTAAATTACCCAAATAGAGCCATCTGGGTCATTAGCTGTTAGTGCTGCCTCAATTTGCCTGAAATGATTATATGACAGGGAGgctgaaaataatttgaagataACTCAGAGCAAAGACAGCACAAGGCTTTTTGGCCATTCTTGCTTGAAAGGGTCCTGGGTATCTCAAATTTCAATGTTCCTTGCCTTCCAAGTCTCATCTAGACCTTTAGCCCCTGCAAATGGGGATGAGAAAGGGGTGGGGTATGGGACAATGATGTGAGCATAAAGCCTatctagctgggattacaagaacaAAAGATggctaaaaggaaaaaacaaaacaaaaggtaaagTCCTGAAAATCTATGTGTATAAAAATCAATCCAAATGATCTAAATTTATACAACCATGAAGCTTTATCCTCTACGTACCCAAATGTTGAACCAATCCCCACCATCTCCTTTTTCCACAAAATACACAATACTATACAATTCCTATTATAGGGACTGCTAGGAAGAAACACGTAGTTGAAAATACCTAGTTAAAAGGATTTTGGATTCAAATTTATCACAGTACCAATTTTCCTAAACATGTTTTGATAAAGGCCATCGGAACACTTGTCACACTGTTCAAATGCCCAATGGTTAAGACTTCTGATGAGACCAAACAGGTCACATTAAATCAATAGAATATCTTAGAAATAAAGCCAATATGACTAAATCCAAAATATATCACATGAAGTACCTCATGTACAATACAAACctagtttaataaataaaagaaacataggTGACTGCGCTCTGGGAGAACATCCAGATCCTGATGGCCTCTTCACAGTCTTCTCTGAGACTCCACTGCCACTTCCACTCGGGCAAGCCTAATGGTGCGGCCATGAAGTTTGTAGCCATCTTGTCTTACTAATGCCACGGTGCCAGGCTGCACCCCAACACCAGCTGGCACATGACAGATGAGTTCATGCTGATGGGGGTCATATTTGTCACCAATGGGCGTCAGCTTCTCCAGGCCATGCTTGGCAAACACACTTTTCAGCTTTGCTTCTAAAAGCAACAGCCCTCGGAAGACCTTCTCCAGCGTGAGCTTTTGGTTCTCAGGCTCTGATTCTTCAGAAATGCACTCTGTAGTCTTCTCCAAAATGTCAGCCACCTCCACCAAGTCCTTACAGAAACTCTGGATTCCTGCAGAGAAGccagatatttttattgtttgtgagGAAATCACTCTGCCCTTGGGCATAGAGTTTGGGTAAGGCCTAAATAGATGGCTAGTCTGCTGAGTAGTCCAGCAAGTGGAAAGGCTGCCACACAGGAGGACTCAGAGATCATCACTGATTACCACCCCAACCCAACTGACAAGTCAGTGTCTCTCTCAGAAGGCATATACGACTAGGAACCTGACtaggaaatgaaaaagacagaacCCGAGAACTAGGTAAGACTATATACAACAGGCTTAAGCCTGTCCtttaaaaacaactatttttatatttatgtatcatgaatatatataatatatataaatatatatatatttatgtatcatgAAATTTTGTTGCTATTTGCTTATATTATGTACATTTTGAAAATTCCTGCCTGTCCCAGTTGTGCTAAGGCATACATTCTCAACAGGAACAAGACATTAATATTTCATGAGAAgggcaataacaataaaaaaagaaagtcaacacTATGCTAAGGGTTGTCATGAATGGTTTATTCTTGAGGACTGGCTAAATAGGAACGCGAAAGTTAAGACACAGCCATAGATGAGGTAAGTTGGATACGAAGTTGCTGGAGATGGACCACAAAacttgtctgatttttaaaaagagtcatATGAACTGTTATAAGACAAAAGTAAATTCAGTTGTTGAGAAATCCCATTCCTCTCAATTCTAAACTTGATTTTTCTTATGGAAATGAGGACAAGAAATGTCATCATTAGAAAGGTCTATGACACAATACCAAAGCTCCAGTGGGGGCTGGTGAGAGGCAAGGACTTTGTTAATCTGACTTCAATCCAGGGACAGGCTTAAGGTTCTGTGTCAAAACAGGTAGCTGCCTTGAAatcaaggacttttttttttttttttgagactgagtctcactctgttgaccaggctggagcgtaggggcatgatcctggcttactgcaacctctgcctcctgggttcaagtgattctcatgcctcagcctccagagtagctgggattacaggcgaccaccaccatgcacagctaatgtttatattttcagtagagacaaggtgttgTCATGTTGGCTGCACTGGTCTCGAatcctgatctcatgtgatctaacagcctcagactctcaaagtgctgggattacaggcataagccactgcacacagccaaagacatttttattgtaaataaatcTCTCACCAAATATCTTGGCGTCTTCCACACATCTCTGGGTTCGCCTCCTTATGTTTTCACAATCAGCTACAGCTCTCTGGTATCTCAACTGAACATCAAAAGCAAAATCGAAAGGATGAGAAAACAAATGCTTATTGGTGGAAGAGAATGTTTTTGCTTACTTTACAAATTTCACCCTTCTGATAGGCTTTTATAAAACAAACTAGGAGTTACAGAAATTTTAGATCAGCTACTCCAAATTCCCAGTCAAAGCAGAAACCCACTCGTTAGCAGCACTGCTAGGTAGTCATTTAGCCTGGTAGTTCAAACTCCTAGTGGTTTTAAGTTCATTATCTtgagaaaaagctttctttttcacATTCAGCCAACACTACCAACCTCCAACTTCCTTTCATTGACTTGAACTTAAGGATAACTGAgaataagttttaaaagtatgtcatctaggcagggcatggtggctcaagcctgtaatcccagcactttgggaggccaagatgggcgaatcacctgaggtcaagagtttgagaccagcctggccaacatggtgaaaccctgtctctactaaaaatacaaaaattagcctggcatgatggcaggtgcctgtaatcccagatatttgggaggctgaggcagaagcagcatttgaacctgggaggcggaggttgcagtgagccaagattgcgccattgtactccagcctgggcaagaagagcgaaaatacgtctcattaaaaaaaaaaaaaagtatgtcatCTATTTGGAGGCAGTTATTTTACCCTCTttagtctttttctctctcattcttaaTGCAATTCTTGGTTCTTTTAACTGCTGTCATAAGGTATGCTTTCCAGCCTCCTTACCATTCTATCTAGGTGGTTTTGCTTTGGAATTCCTCTGGTTTTATCTATGTCCTTCTAAGTGTGTCTATCAACCCAGGACTGGGTCCAGTATGCCAGACGTGGTCTCATCAGCAAAGAACAATGGTCAGTGACCTCACTCATTCAACATATACTTATTGTCTactatattccaggcactgtACACCTCCTTTAATCTGCCAAAACATCAGATATCTAAGTGCTGTGACATAACAGGAAGCCGAAAAGAGATGACTATCTTTAGCCAGTGGTGTTTTTGAACTACTACGGTTTTTTTCTGCCCAGTATACCTAGCAAGGAGTGGAGGAGGGATGAGGGGTAGCAGATAAAGAGCCAATCAGggaaaacttcattttaaaaattgacatgaAAAACTTTATGTGGACATTTAAACTAGAGAGACGATATgaagaacaaatataaaatcaactCACTGTTAAATCCTGGACTTCTTTCTCCAGTTTAATAGCTTTTACCCTTAAGGCTCGTTCAGCAAGAGAGGGCCCAAGCTCATCAGGAGGGTCCTCAGAACGGCAGTCCTCACCAGCAGTTCTTTGGGTGGCAGTGCTGAATGGAAGTGGCCATCCCCTGTAACAGGAAGGAGGCGGTGCATAATGAAGAAATGCCATCATAAGCCAAAATTACAACCAAGTTTAGAGACCAGAGATCTTCCCAGATTGAATCTCTGGAGAAAGTGTTTTCAGTTATAGTAACAAATGAACACTTACAAAGTCCTTAccatgtaccagacactgttttACTTGAGTCATCTTTTCCTCTCACAACAATATGTGGATAAGTCCTatcattatccctattttacagatgagaaaactgatgctgAGAGGCTTAAGGCATAATGGCCTGCTCAAGATCACATAGTTGGTATTCTGCTGGGTTAGGACACTAAGCACCAGGCAGCAGAAATAGCCAGAACTGGGTATACAAAAGTCAGCATAAGGAAACCAAATGCTAATAACCAGAACCAGAGGAACATTATCAGAAGTGGGCATTCAAAAAGTCATATAGTTCTGGTTCAACCTTCCATCTTACAGATGGGGGAAATTTAGTCCAGTAAAGGGACCTTATCAAACTGGAGTTAGGCTTAGAATTCTAAGCCTTCCTCACCACAAGCTGTAAGGCTTTTAGGAGAACCTGTGCTGAGAAAGGAATTCCCACCTATATATAAGATCAAGTCAATTAAATACTTACAATACTATATGTTACTGCCAGTGAACTATAGACACAGGTGAAAATAGATCTTTGCATTCAACTAGTTATGTAATCTAGAATTTTGTACAACTAAACTGTTTTGACATTTAGTTCAGTTTACACAGGAAGAAATTCAGACTAGAGGCTAGTTTACAGCAAATCTTGGACTGTGGAAGTCTTGACTGCCAGTTCAAGGAAGTTTCCATTGCATCTCCTGGATCTTCGTAATTTGACTTTAAGTAAAATTATCCTGAAAATCAATCTGTGAGTACGAGAgttctttaaaacaatttatatggACTGGC
Protein-coding sequences here:
- the GRPEL2 gene encoding grpE protein homolog 2, mitochondrial, which encodes MAVRSLWAGRLRVQRLLASTAAWESKGWPLPFSTATQRTAGEDCRSEDPPDELGPSLAERALRVKAIKLEKEVQDLTLRYQRAVADCENIRRRTQRCVEDAKIFGIQSFCKDLVEVADILEKTTECISEESEPENQKLTLEKVFRGLLLLEAKLKSVFAKHGLEKLTPIGDKYDPHQHELICHVPAGVGVQPGTVALVRQDGYKLHGRTIRLARVEVAVESQRRL